The Ahaetulla prasina isolate Xishuangbanna chromosome 14, ASM2864084v1, whole genome shotgun sequence genome includes a region encoding these proteins:
- the TMEM186 gene encoding transmembrane protein 186 isoform X1 has translation MDEWLQKLMEWAEIAIFLFLFLFTFISRPSPKTQGGLQCMKMLVGCACRHLVLLRARCLQNSLAPQLWKRGHQVLRSFQSPTILQQGGSPWAPSLRRVQPRWLSGVDLSQRDPKPPSSSENSEKFAVIYRFPAIRLLKLFSRLKLLQTGFGLLILPPVWYFYGLNPLVTGLFSFTLVFLYALSFFLQRVIGIMYLNESRTVLKISHLTFWGKRRNFCCPVESLVTLGDEGKDRKRFLLKFRRGDQKKVLYFSLVLGQVVDHEAFGKVFGCYT, from the exons ATggacgaatggttgcagaagctgatggaATGGGCAGAAatagcaatatttttatttttatttttgtttacatttatatcccgcccttctccgaagactcagggcggcttacagtgt ATGAAGATGCTCGTCGGCTGCGCCTGTCGGCATTTGGTCCTTCTCAGGGCCCGTTGTCTTCAGAACAGCCTTGCTCCGCAGTTGTGGAAAAGAGGCCACCAGGTGCTCCGTTCTTTTCAAAGTCCTACCATTCTGCAACAGGGAGGTAGCCCGTGGGCGCCCAGCCTTCGCAGGGTGCAGCCCCGATGGCTGAGCGGCGTCGACTTGTCTCAACGCGATCCAAAGCCGCCATCTAGCTCTGAAAACTCGGAGAAATTTGCCGTGATTTACCGATTCCCGGCCATCAGGTTGTTGAAACTCTTCTCGAGGCTGAAGCTGCTGCAGACGGGCTTCGGTCTGCTGATCCTCCCTCCGGTCTGGTATTTCTACGGGCTAAACCCTTTGGTCACAGGCCTCTTCTCCTTCACCCTCGTCTTCCTGTACGCTCTCAGCTTcttcctgcaacgggtcatcggCATCATGTATCTGAACGAAAGCCGGACTGTCTTGAAAATCTCACACTTGACATtttgggggaagaggaggaatttCTGCTGTCCAGTCGAGTCTCTCGTGACCTTAGGAGACGAGGGCAAAGACCGCAAAAGATTCCTCCTGAAGTTCAGACGGGGTGACCAGAAAAAAGTGCTGTATTTTTCACTTGTCTTGGGTCAAGTTGTGGACCACGAAGCCTTTGGCAAAGTGTTTGGGTGTTATACCTAA
- the TMEM186 gene encoding transmembrane protein 186 isoform X2: MKMLVGCACRHLVLLRARCLQNSLAPQLWKRGHQVLRSFQSPTILQQGGSPWAPSLRRVQPRWLSGVDLSQRDPKPPSSSENSEKFAVIYRFPAIRLLKLFSRLKLLQTGFGLLILPPVWYFYGLNPLVTGLFSFTLVFLYALSFFLQRVIGIMYLNESRTVLKISHLTFWGKRRNFCCPVESLVTLGDEGKDRKRFLLKFRRGDQKKVLYFSLVLGQVVDHEAFGKVFGCYT, translated from the coding sequence ATGAAGATGCTCGTCGGCTGCGCCTGTCGGCATTTGGTCCTTCTCAGGGCCCGTTGTCTTCAGAACAGCCTTGCTCCGCAGTTGTGGAAAAGAGGCCACCAGGTGCTCCGTTCTTTTCAAAGTCCTACCATTCTGCAACAGGGAGGTAGCCCGTGGGCGCCCAGCCTTCGCAGGGTGCAGCCCCGATGGCTGAGCGGCGTCGACTTGTCTCAACGCGATCCAAAGCCGCCATCTAGCTCTGAAAACTCGGAGAAATTTGCCGTGATTTACCGATTCCCGGCCATCAGGTTGTTGAAACTCTTCTCGAGGCTGAAGCTGCTGCAGACGGGCTTCGGTCTGCTGATCCTCCCTCCGGTCTGGTATTTCTACGGGCTAAACCCTTTGGTCACAGGCCTCTTCTCCTTCACCCTCGTCTTCCTGTACGCTCTCAGCTTcttcctgcaacgggtcatcggCATCATGTATCTGAACGAAAGCCGGACTGTCTTGAAAATCTCACACTTGACATtttgggggaagaggaggaatttCTGCTGTCCAGTCGAGTCTCTCGTGACCTTAGGAGACGAGGGCAAAGACCGCAAAAGATTCCTCCTGAAGTTCAGACGGGGTGACCAGAAAAAAGTGCTGTATTTTTCACTTGTCTTGGGTCAAGTTGTGGACCACGAAGCCTTTGGCAAAGTGTTTGGGTGTTATACCTAA